The following are encoded in a window of Fibrobacter succinogenes genomic DNA:
- a CDS encoding carbon-nitrogen hydrolase, which yields MKKIKVYTLQGKWTGDFDSNNKWYKDEALKLKGKDIDLLVLPELFHTPYFPFEENADFFDLAIEKDHPIVAEWQAIAKELNAVVVFPFFEKRARGIYHNSAFVFERDGSIAGLYRKSHIPDDPAFYEKYYFIPGDTGFEPIKTSAGTLGVLICWDQWFPEAARIMSLKGADVLIYPTAIGWMDSEPKEIYPRQQDSWMTVMRGHAIANRTFVIAANRSGVEGHLTFWGTSFVAAPDGYILQKCDPEFLGASYVELDLAETEENRRWWPHFRDRRVDLYKDILKIWAD from the coding sequence TATATACGCTGCAAGGTAAATGGACTGGGGATTTCGATTCCAACAACAAGTGGTATAAGGACGAAGCTCTCAAGCTCAAAGGTAAAGATATTGACCTTTTGGTTCTCCCGGAACTATTCCACACTCCGTACTTCCCGTTCGAGGAAAATGCGGACTTTTTTGACCTTGCTATCGAAAAAGATCATCCGATTGTCGCCGAATGGCAGGCCATCGCCAAGGAACTGAACGCCGTTGTCGTGTTCCCGTTCTTCGAAAAGCGCGCTCGCGGTATTTACCACAACTCGGCATTCGTGTTCGAACGCGATGGAAGCATCGCTGGCCTTTACCGCAAGAGCCACATTCCTGATGATCCGGCTTTCTACGAAAAGTATTACTTTATTCCGGGCGACACCGGTTTTGAACCGATTAAGACAAGCGCTGGCACGCTCGGCGTGCTCATTTGCTGGGACCAGTGGTTCCCCGAAGCCGCTCGAATCATGAGTTTGAAGGGTGCCGATGTATTAATTTATCCGACCGCTATTGGTTGGATGGATTCTGAGCCGAAGGAAATCTACCCGCGTCAGCAAGACAGCTGGATGACCGTGATGCGTGGCCATGCCATTGCAAACCGCACGTTTGTTATTGCAGCAAACCGCTCGGGCGTCGAAGGCCACCTCACGTTCTGGGGCACAAGTTTTGTCGCTGCACCGGACGGTTACATTTTGCAAAAGTGCGATCCTGAATTTTTGGGAGCAAGTTACGTCGAACTCGACCTTGCCGAAACCGAGGAAAATCGCCGCTGGTGGCCGCATTTCCGCGACAGACGCGTGGACTTGTACAAGGACATTTTAAAAATTTGGGCAGACTAG